The DNA window CAATTGTTGTAGTTGTTGATAGCACAAGCAATGTAACTAACTATGGAGGTAACAATGGAGCAGCATACATAAGCGTAAGCGGTGGTGGTGGCACTTATACATATCAGTGGAATACCATACCGGTAAGGACCACACAGGATGTAATCGGATTAACTGCTGGAACATTCCAGGTAACGGTAACGGATGGCGGAGGATGTTTAACGCAGGCAAGTGTCACCATAACACAACCACCCTATGTGTGTAGTAATGGAAGCCCATTCCATACCGAGTTCCCTAATCCGGGTACGTATGGTAACGCGCAGGGATGGACAACACCGGCAGCAGGCAATAACATAGGTACTTACCTGACCAACCACTTCCCGGCCGCATTCCCAGCGAGTTTGGTAGTTGGTGGTGGTTGCGGAGGTAGCCGCACATTAACACTAAGCAGTTCAACCGCAGTACGCAATTTCCTAACCGGCCAACCAGGAACAGGAGGAGCAACAATACTAACTTCCAACCTGAATAATCCTACAAGCACAACGTTTAACAGTTCGTTTGCAGCCTTGGTAGTGAGCTTAAAAATGAGCGTTGTATTTGATGCATATGATCCAAACTTTGCACCCGTACCAACAGTAACGTTAGGCGACCTGATATATAACACGGCCCCATTTGCAGGAATGACTGTAACGCAAGTATTAAATGAAGCGAACAAGAAATTAGGAGGATGTTCAAGTCCTTACTTAACATCGGCTTGCAGCACAGCGGTATGGAATATACTACGTGCCTGGGCCGGTGGTGCGCAAGGAAGTACTGCAGGTATGCTTACCTGTCCGGCACCACCTAAGATGGCGAGTGGAATAGCAAGTACAAGCGGGTTGGTAACTATTTATCCTAACCCAAGCGAGGGAATGTTGAATATGAACTTTGAAGCCAGCGAAGACGGGAAGTTGCGAATAGTAATTTATGATCATATTGGCAGAATAGTATTCGTTACCGAAGAAGCTGCATTTGCTGGTAGCAATATTAGAAGTTACGATTTGACCAACTTAGCATCGGGCATGTATCTAGTAAATGTACAATTGAATGGTATGACCGAAACGGGGAGATTGATAAAAAAGTAAATCAGAAAAGAAGCAATAAAATTTCTAAGCGCCCTGTGCACCTGTTGCACAGGGCGCTTTGTTATATCAAGCATATTGGGAGAAAAGAGAAGATATCAAGGGCGCGGGCGAAGCCCGCGCCCTTGATATCTTTTTACATCCCTTGATAACTTTTTACAAAACGTTTATTTATTTATAACATCAAAAGGCATCATCCAATTTTTATGACCTCTATTTACGTAAATAGGGCATGCTTTTTTTATCCTATGCAAATGCATTAACCATTCACCTTGCAGACGTTTTATCTGTTTTCATTAAAAATAACATAGCTCCGTACTGATGATAGATTAGAAGAATTTATCAAGACCATTTTTTTTGCTATGAAGAAGAGACACTGTTTTCTTCGAAAATACAATCGTGTAAAAACACTTTGATGAGCATTTAAAAGCTCATTCTTATTTGGCGATTAAAATTACCTGCAGATTGTCATGGTGCAGTTGCTCACGGTAAGTTTTTAATAATACTTACGAGGTTGGTTGTTGTGAACTTTTATGCTTGACTTGAAGTTTGAGTTTTTTATTCATCAATTATATCAAATAGCATTGCAATCAACGCATCGATATTTAAATTTTCGAGTGATTTATTAATCATTCTTTTTTTATTGAAGATAACAGAAGTTCGAAGCCAAAATGGAGTAATGCCGATTCTTTCATGCTTATTCGGAGAGCGCTGCTGTTATCATAAGTCTGAAGCATGAGATTTCTACAATTAAAATAAATATTTTTCAGTTACATGTGAAAAGGAATATCTTCACATAACTAAATTTACTTCAGTAGATGATATGAACAAGAAGTGGTTACTTAATAGAAGTGCTTGAGTTGATTTAGTTTTGAGCTATGCTTATCAATATAACGGGATGATTCTTATAACGCTATTTGAACTTTAATTTAAACAATAAACTAACCTAAAAAGCGAATCAAATAAGGATGAAAACACTTTAGTGAGTATAAATAAAAATACTGCATTTGCAGTATTTTACAACTAAACATTTTAAACAATATTGCAGACTCGAAATTAACAACTAACCTAAATACGAATGGATAAAATAAAAATTGCGATTGTTGATGACGATAAAGACCTGCGGGTGCTGCTTCGAAAAATAGTTTCGGAGCAAGATGATATGGAAGTGGTAAAAGTGTTTCCATCGGCTAAACCTTATGCTGATGAATTTAAAACCCTTGATGTGGATGTTGTAATTATGGACATAAACATGCCCGGCAAAACAGGTATTGAATGTGTGGCCGATTGCAAGCCATTAAAACCGCAGATTCAATATCTGATAAGCACCGTTTTCGATAATCCCGAAAATATTTTCAGTGCATTAAAAGCTGGTGCTACCGGCTATATCTTAAAAAATTCTAAACCCGAAGAATTGGTAAATGCCATTCGTGAAATTAATAATGGCGGATCACCTATGAGCACCAGCATTGCACGATTGGTTGTTGGCTCATTTACCGGAGATAAAACAGCCAGCCAAAAAAATCCTGTTGCAGATTTATCTCATCGCGAGCGCGAAATTGCCGAATTGATTGCAAAAGGTTTTATCTATAAAGAGATAGCCGAAAAACTTTTTTTAAGTCCCGATACCGTTCGAACTCACATACGTAATATTTATGAAAAGCTGCAAGTGAATTCGAAAATGGAAATGGTGAATAAGGTAATGCAGCGGTAAAATGAATCAAGACTATAATTTCTATAATACTAAATCAATGCAAAAACCTATAAAATTTTTAATAGTTATTTTAACTTGCATATTACTCACAGTAAAGGTGATAGGTCAAACACCTGTAATGGATAGTTTGTTAACTGTAGTTAAAACAGGTTCTGATGTGAAATCAATAATAGATGCACAAAGCCAATATGCATACTTGTTTTTTCTGAAAACAAATAATATTGATTCGGCACGTTTAATTGCAAATCAGGCTTATCAGAAAAGTCTCTCAATAAGATATCAAAAGGGAATTGGAAATTACTATAATAATTTAGGAAACTTTGCGCTTAAAACAAATCCCGATTCATCTCTAATCTATTTTAAGAAAGCCTCGCAATCGTTTGCACTCGCAGACGACAAGTTGATGCAGTCAAAAGCATTTTTCAATCTTGGACGTACCTATAGTAATCTTACTCAGTTTGACTCCTCGCTTTTTTACACCCGATTAAGTATCAGTGTTATTGAAAATGAAAAGAACATAATTGAATATGAAAAACTCAGCCGGCTTATGTTCAATTACAGTTTTTTGTGTCAGGTGTTTACTAATATGGCTCTTTACGATAGCAGCATTGTGTATGGCTTAAAGTCAATTAAAATAGCCGAACAGATTCAAAGAAATGACGGACTTGCTGAAGGTACATTGCGCATAGCAGGCATTTATAATGCACAAGGAAATAAATCTAAAGCGGTTGAATACTACAATAAAGCATATCAACTATATAAGTACATTCCTATAGTGGACCCCCCAATTTTGTGCCTTACGCAACTTGCTTCAATCTATAAGGATTTTGAACAATATGAAATTGCAGAAGCTTATCTTGATACGGCCTTTCAACTAATTAAAAAAAACAACCTTGTTTCGCTTTATCCACCCAACTATCTCACTTTAGGACAAATTGCAATTGCTCAAAATAAGTGCGACACAGCTATTGCAATTCTTAAAACAGGAATTAAATACGCAAAAGCAACCAAAATAAAATATGTCGAAAACAGATTGTTTTTTGAACTAGGCAAAGCTTACAATTGTATCAATAAAGATTCCATCGCTTTGACAGATTATTTCATTGCCAAGAATATGAATCCTGATGATAATGAAGTATCTCTATCATGCTTGCAGGCTATCTCAGCATTGTATAAAAAAACCGGTAATACCCCTCTGGCATTTCAGTATCTTGAACAGTATTATGAGCTCAAAGATTCAATATTTAATATTGAAAAAACAAAAACAATTGAACTCTT is part of the Bacteroidota bacterium genome and encodes:
- a CDS encoding T9SS type A sorting domain-containing protein, whose amino-acid sequence is MRWYGHSDYDRRHSPYSYLWSNGQTTQTGTNLCSGNNFVQVTDANGCVVSVCVKVGGGTFTATLNSPTYAGGVNIRCNGGLDGSINLTTNPQGAYTYTWSSGATTEDLMGVGAGTYTVTVSNGVCTQTVSITLTEPAALTATASGTNVNCNGNNNGTATVAAMGGVSPYSYSWSNGQTTVTATGLMAGTYTVTVTDANGCTATASYVVTAPVNGLNITETHVNPTCNGSSNGSINITVTGGTAPYTYIWTGGATTEDRTGLAAGSHTVTVTDANGCTITLCVVLTQPSAIVLSQSCTNTTCNNGSNGASSVAAAGGTAPYTYVWNNFETTSSISNLPAGTYTVTVTDANGCSNSSSCVITAPTSIVVVVDSTSNVTNYGGNNGAAYISVSGGGGTYTYQWNTIPVRTTQDVIGLTAGTFQVTVTDGGGCLTQASVTITQPPYVCSNGSPFHTEFPNPGTYGNAQGWTTPAAGNNIGTYLTNHFPAAFPASLVVGGGCGGSRTLTLSSSTAVRNFLTGQPGTGGATILTSNLNNPTSTTFNSSFAALVVSLKMSVVFDAYDPNFAPVPTVTLGDLIYNTAPFAGMTVTQVLNEANKKLGGCSSPYLTSACSTAVWNILRAWAGGAQGSTAGMLTCPAPPKMASGIASTSGLVTIYPNPSEGMLNMNFEASEDGKLRIVIYDHIGRIVFVTEEAAFAGSNIRSYDLTNLASGMYLVNVQLNGMTETGRLIKK
- a CDS encoding response regulator transcription factor → MDKIKIAIVDDDKDLRVLLRKIVSEQDDMEVVKVFPSAKPYADEFKTLDVDVVIMDINMPGKTGIECVADCKPLKPQIQYLISTVFDNPENIFSALKAGATGYILKNSKPEELVNAIREINNGGSPMSTSIARLVVGSFTGDKTASQKNPVADLSHREREIAELIAKGFIYKEIAEKLFLSPDTVRTHIRNIYEKLQVNSKMEMVNKVMQR